Proteins encoded together in one Gemmatimonadetes bacterium T265 window:
- a CDS encoding LemA family protein: MQTRFTARTAVLVGVLAAGGPTGCGYNSIQSQDEQAAQAKRQIEVQLQRRADLIPNLVATVKGYAKQEETIFTRVADAQRGLTGALARPGGSSAGELAQANDNLSRALVPMLTLVQAYPDLKSNQQFLRLQDELTGTENRIAVARTDYNGAVQTYNTTIRTFPTAITAKVTGAKPREYFQVTDPAALSAPKVDFGAGAPGAAPSAPAAAATPVTPTTR, from the coding sequence CGCGCGGACGGCCGTGCTCGTCGGCGTACTCGCCGCCGGCGGTCCGACCGGGTGCGGCTACAACTCCATTCAATCGCAGGACGAGCAGGCCGCGCAGGCGAAGCGGCAGATCGAAGTCCAACTCCAGCGCCGCGCCGACCTGATCCCCAACCTGGTCGCGACCGTGAAAGGCTACGCGAAGCAGGAGGAGACGATCTTCACGCGCGTCGCCGACGCGCAGCGCGGGCTGACGGGCGCGCTCGCGCGCCCGGGCGGCTCGAGCGCGGGCGAGCTGGCGCAGGCGAACGACAACCTGTCGCGCGCGCTCGTGCCGATGCTGACGCTCGTGCAGGCGTACCCGGACCTGAAGTCCAACCAGCAGTTCCTGCGGCTGCAGGACGAGCTGACGGGGACGGAAAACCGGATCGCCGTCGCGCGTACCGACTACAACGGCGCGGTGCAGACGTACAACACGACGATCCGCACCTTCCCGACGGCGATCACGGCCAAGGTCACGGGGGCGAAGCCGCGGGAGTACTTCCAGGTGACGGACCCGGCAGCGCTGAGCGCGCCGAAGGTGGACTTCGGGGCGGGGGCGCCGGGGGCGGCGCCCTCCGCACCGGCCGCGGCGGCGACACCGGTGACGCCGACGACGCGCTAG